In Comamonadaceae bacterium OTU4NAUVB1, one DNA window encodes the following:
- a CDS encoding metallophosphatase family protein: MPRIALISDTHNLLRPEALAFLAGCDHIVHGGDIGGPDILARLSAIAPMSVVRGNNDHAPWAADIPVSLTVVLDGVAVHAVHDIADLNLASAGTNVRVVVSGHSHKPSMAERDGVLFINPGSAGPRRFSLPISVGELWIDGGQVTPRLVMLDVSPPR; this comes from the coding sequence ATGCCCCGCATCGCCCTCATCTCCGACACCCACAACCTCCTGCGCCCCGAAGCCTTGGCCTTCCTCGCCGGCTGCGATCACATCGTCCATGGCGGCGACATCGGCGGGCCTGACATCCTGGCGCGACTGTCGGCGATCGCACCGATGAGCGTGGTGCGCGGCAACAACGACCATGCGCCCTGGGCGGCCGACATTCCCGTGTCGTTGACGGTGGTGCTGGACGGCGTCGCGGTGCACGCGGTGCACGACATCGCCGATCTGAATCTGGCTTCGGCTGGTACGAACGTGCGTGTGGTGGTATCTGGCCACTCGCACAAACCGTCGATGGCCGAGCGCGATGGGGTGCTGTTCATCAACCCGGGCAGCGCGGGACCGCGTCGCTTCAGCCTGCCGATTTCTGTGGGCGAACTGTGGATCGACGGCGGCCAGGTGACGCCGCGGCTGGTCATGCTGGACGTTTCGCCTCCACGTTGA
- a CDS encoding Cd(II)/Pb(II)-responsive transcriptional regulator — protein sequence MKIGDLSKATGVEVGTIRFYERAGLIDLPDRMPNGYRSYGPRHLESLAFVRHCRALDIPMADIRRLLDLATLPTEDCGNVNELVDEQIERVRARIESLKALEKQLTVLRAKCTDHHQTNECGILGELVSAAHGEACVCHP from the coding sequence ATGAAGATTGGTGATTTGAGCAAGGCCACGGGGGTCGAGGTGGGCACGATCCGGTTCTATGAACGCGCTGGCCTGATCGATTTGCCCGATCGCATGCCCAACGGCTATCGCAGCTATGGACCCCGGCACCTGGAAAGCCTTGCGTTCGTGCGCCACTGTCGTGCTTTGGACATTCCCATGGCCGACATCCGGCGCCTGCTGGACCTGGCGACGCTGCCCACGGAGGATTGCGGCAACGTCAACGAACTGGTGGATGAGCAGATCGAGCGCGTTCGTGCGCGCATCGAAAGCCTGAAGGCACTGGAAAAACAGCTGACGGTGTTGCGCGCCAAATGCACTGACCATCATCAGACGAACGAGTGCGGCATCTTGGGCGAGCTGGTATCGGCGGCTCATGGCGAAGCCTGCGTGTGCCACCCTTAA
- a CDS encoding heavy metal translocating P-type ATPase, which yields MAKLPDDDRTTCCSGTSTCSTSPASASQLQKPVIDLNPHAGRSVPELAPTSSCAAQPAQDAAGTACSSKSTQPTVDACCGPSPAATVESACCAPKASVKAADTCCAPVAIEATDASCCAAPSFSAAKDTVSEVVAPNTFRISTMDCAVEESEIRRAVEPIDGIRGLHFRLAQRNLRIDGTDAAVEAALVAIRKAGFAPEPVAVRVATAAGATDDHGHDHAEGPSHARLAAALGLAIVAEGMAYFAPDTMVWMGLGMVVAAVAIWLAGIETYTKGLIALRRGKLNINALMSVAVTGAFLLGQWPEAAMVMALYAIAELIEARAVDRARNAIKGLVDLAPDEADVQQADGRWQRVKATDVALNAIARVKPGERVALDGRVTKGNSSIDQSPVTGESIPVDKEPGDLVFAGTINQNGELEFQVTAAASNSTLARIIHAVEEAQGTRAPTQRFVDRFAAIYTPAVFVLALAVAVLPPLLLDWTWMTAIYKALVLLVIACPCALVISTPVTVVSGLAAAARRGILIKGGTYLEEARHLKAIALDKTGTLTEGKPKLVAFVPSNPSTEAQTKRWAKSLASRSDHPVSQSIVAGLDGAVAEVDAFQALLGRGVEGVVEGKRMVLGNHRLIKERQQSDARLEAELSGHEAQGRTVTLLADETGVLGIFAVADTIKASSIEAVARLQKLGVVPVMLTGDNVATAQAVGREAGIAEVRGGLLPEDKLAAIKELRERHGATAMTGDGINDAPALAQADIGFAMGGAGTDTAMEAADVVIMNDDLGRIAETIRLSRRTHAVLMQNITLALGIKAVFFVLAVFGSATMWMAVFADMGASLLVVGNGLRLLRKHND from the coding sequence ATGGCCAAACTCCCCGACGACGACCGCACGACCTGCTGCAGCGGCACTTCGACCTGCTCGACCTCGCCCGCCAGCGCATCGCAACTGCAAAAGCCAGTCATCGACCTGAACCCGCACGCCGGTCGTTCAGTGCCCGAGCTTGCACCCACGAGCTCCTGTGCGGCACAACCTGCTCAGGACGCTGCGGGGACCGCTTGCAGTTCGAAATCCACTCAACCAACCGTCGATGCGTGCTGTGGACCCAGTCCGGCAGCGACCGTCGAGAGCGCATGCTGCGCGCCCAAAGCGTCCGTCAAAGCCGCTGACACCTGCTGCGCGCCCGTAGCGATCGAAGCCACAGACGCTTCGTGCTGTGCCGCACCGTCTTTCTCGGCGGCCAAGGACACCGTGTCCGAGGTCGTCGCACCTAACACCTTCCGCATCTCGACCATGGATTGCGCGGTCGAGGAGTCGGAGATCCGCCGCGCGGTCGAACCGATCGACGGCATTCGCGGCCTGCACTTTCGTCTCGCCCAGCGCAACCTGCGCATCGATGGCACCGACGCGGCCGTGGAAGCCGCGCTGGTGGCGATCCGCAAGGCCGGTTTCGCGCCAGAGCCGGTGGCAGTGCGTGTCGCCACCGCAGCCGGTGCCACCGACGACCATGGACACGACCACGCTGAAGGTCCCAGCCATGCGCGGCTGGCGGCAGCGCTGGGCTTGGCGATCGTGGCCGAGGGCATGGCGTACTTCGCGCCCGACACGATGGTGTGGATGGGCCTGGGCATGGTCGTCGCTGCCGTGGCGATCTGGCTGGCGGGCATCGAGACCTACACCAAGGGCCTGATCGCGCTGCGTCGCGGCAAGCTCAACATCAATGCGCTGATGTCGGTGGCCGTGACGGGCGCTTTTCTGCTCGGTCAGTGGCCCGAAGCGGCCATGGTCATGGCGCTGTACGCCATCGCCGAACTCATCGAGGCGCGGGCCGTGGACCGGGCGCGCAACGCCATCAAGGGCTTGGTGGACCTCGCGCCGGACGAGGCCGATGTTCAGCAAGCCGATGGCCGCTGGCAACGGGTGAAGGCCACGGACGTTGCCTTGAACGCCATCGCCCGGGTCAAGCCCGGCGAACGCGTCGCGCTCGACGGTCGCGTGACCAAGGGCAACAGCAGCATCGACCAGTCGCCCGTCACGGGCGAGAGCATTCCGGTGGACAAGGAACCGGGCGACCTGGTGTTCGCCGGCACCATCAACCAGAACGGCGAGCTCGAGTTCCAGGTGACTGCGGCGGCGAGCAACTCGACCCTGGCACGCATCATCCATGCGGTGGAGGAAGCGCAGGGCACCCGTGCGCCCACGCAGCGCTTCGTGGACCGTTTCGCCGCGATCTACACGCCCGCCGTGTTCGTGCTGGCGCTGGCGGTGGCCGTGCTGCCGCCCTTGCTGCTGGACTGGACGTGGATGACCGCCATCTACAAGGCGCTCGTGTTGCTGGTGATCGCCTGCCCGTGCGCGCTGGTCATCTCCACCCCGGTGACGGTGGTCAGCGGGCTGGCCGCAGCCGCACGGCGCGGCATCCTGATCAAGGGTGGCACCTACCTGGAAGAAGCCAGGCACCTGAAGGCCATCGCGCTGGACAAGACCGGCACGCTCACCGAGGGCAAGCCGAAGCTGGTGGCGTTCGTGCCGTCGAACCCATCGACAGAGGCGCAAACGAAGCGGTGGGCCAAGAGCCTGGCCTCACGCTCGGACCACCCGGTCTCCCAATCCATCGTGGCCGGCCTCGACGGCGCGGTGGCGGAGGTGGACGCGTTCCAGGCGCTGCTCGGACGCGGTGTGGAAGGCGTCGTCGAAGGCAAGCGCATGGTGCTGGGCAACCACCGCTTGATCAAGGAGCGCCAGCAATCCGATGCCCGCCTGGAAGCCGAACTCTCCGGCCATGAGGCGCAAGGCCGCACGGTCACCCTGCTGGCCGACGAGACCGGCGTGCTGGGCATCTTTGCCGTGGCCGACACCATCAAGGCCAGCTCGATCGAGGCCGTGGCACGGCTTCAGAAGCTGGGCGTCGTGCCCGTGATGCTCACGGGCGACAACGTCGCCACAGCGCAGGCCGTGGGCCGCGAGGCCGGCATCGCCGAGGTGCGCGGTGGCTTGCTGCCCGAGGACAAGCTGGCAGCGATCAAGGAACTGCGCGAGCGCCATGGCGCCACCGCCATGACCGGCGATGGCATCAACGATGCGCCGGCCCTGGCCCAGGCCGACATCGGCTTTGCCATGGGCGGTGCGGGCACCGACACCGCCATGGAGGCCGCGGACGTGGTCATCATGAACGACGACCTGGGTCGCATCGCCGAGACCATTCGCCTCAGCCGCCGCACGCATGCGGTGCTGATGCAGAACATCACGCTGGCCCTGGGCATCAAGGCGGTGTTCTTCGTGCTGGCGGTCTTCGGCAGCGCCACCATGTGGATGGCCGTCTTCGCCGACATGGGCGCTAGCCTGCTGGTGGTGGGCAACGGGCTGCGGCTGCTGCGCAAGCACAACGACTGA